cctcaacaccggccacccccgtgaccgccgtgagctcctgaatcttttcccccacttttccctcgccgccagtgagccccctcgccgtaAATCGATCGCCGTTGATTAGTTTCCCTGtaaaacccggccaaggacccaattgcaagtatTTAAATCTTTCCTggggcctttctgtggaaaatcagtaccccctatttcaaatcagccaaatttGAAAATCTATAGGAATTTGtataaaaattcaaaaattgccaaaccagtttttttgtactccagaagtttagctctacaattTTGGTTAttaaagtctggtttgaaaccaaatgctttttgagttattttaaagtttagcaaaaggttatcttatgtgtaacttttgcatgctaactctattgcttgtgatttttagtATGTAGTCTGTTTAGGGTACGAGTGAACTTGTGTACAAATTTCACTTGCAGTACTGGACcatagcttgaactaatttaaacttatgcaaatcaagcttgaaatggtttaaatttattcaagcatgttactaaggttttcatgcttagatctttttaccatatgatgttctgtaattgagtagctcatagtaaatctttcaagaatttatggcactgttttgtctagggtttgaatttaaacttgaaatttgaacttaattcaaatgctttagtttctattttcagaaaattataaaaaattcatagtaagctcatctgctagaagtaagcttacccacaaaaattcaagtcCATAGCCTTGGTGGATTTCAAAactaaaatcaaacttgttagcctaatttaattaatttaattgattatgataattgaattaagataccaatagtaaagttgaattcaaatttcttatgttatgaagttgtgtttattcattgttagattgcaactttatcgtgaaatgaaattcttaactcaagaaccacctaattcaaatcattgcatatcatgtagagtcaacaacactcgacgacggagactacgaactagttcCGGAAcatgagcaaaggttttctgaagatccggtaaacgtcgtcgagaatttaactaaagccctgaaccaaggttcggaagtccttgacatccctgaccccagccccgctcaagaagacaagccccgatgcataacccagtattttaaattactacacttatacagttttatacttctatatctatattatgcattaagtctaggagttgaaatggaacctagatacatgaatcctaggaacctatgtattgtacctgagtccttgtcgaatagatgctctactaataggactggcaaaagtcgagtgatttcttgtcactcgcgcgatataggagttgagtgtttattattctgcaatcactataaggttgatggacggggtcatgtgcagtatcatgacttgaaaggtgaccccgtctgtattgataaaagttgataaggtcgcagtgtgtggtagctgtggtcaagtgtttgaaagtactagccacatgccgtaaatatggtatgcggtaagcctattacctgatttgcccggtgaatggacttatccccaccactcgatatattggtttctgttgcacacacgcactgacgtgtgggaatacgttccgtacagcggacgggagtacggtcatacagtcacgctgtagaggtacgtcccgcacatgatgtgcgtatggtcctacagtcgcttgtggtggccctgatccataacccggaatatgatgggaacggttgttcggaaagttaagtttccgaacgtgtgagttaggatcccttgcaaggttatgaaactcgattcagaatcgttcgtttctcgcggagattgagactgcttgctccttctgccacatagagtaagaacagtaactattgttggaataatcttgatggatgctaatctctaccttgcttgtctagcataggtacttacctagaatggttaatgaaactagaatctgagagctaaaatatgaaagttagatcatactctttgttgcttttcagcaaaaagaaaaccagaacctctcaatcctccatggtctagcttcgggctaagtatacccaatctcggttaagtcttgctaagtattagcatactcagtcttgctagtctgtctttcaggtatggcctgtgagaaccaaatggatagtccagcctggccattctctgttccgtttggctggtccgtagaataggatccgtccccggctgataatgaccctccggaatgacgtcATGTTTCGGGCTAAGCGTGGTGTTAACTTTCACGACGTATGTaatcgcgtgttaatttcttccactgtgactctgaacaagcttgcatgGCTTgtagttttaaacaatgtttgtataagtttactttaaacagattgtaataatgcttaatatttctgtgaattaaaagttggtgagctgtggtgtgattataaactcgcctttgtgcgaggtaaacctacctcgatcctgtctaaccgtggttgcatcgagcggtaatgggttgttccgtttgaagtgcgttgagttagtttCGCCTGTATAgtaatgactagcgcacttgagctggaataattcaagcagAGAAATGGACCCCAACAGGAGCCAGGACGGGCATCAATTTACAAAATAACGTTAGTTGCCATTCACCTCCCCTTACATAGTGCAGGTTTCTGAACCATGCAAGTCGAAATCCCAAGTCCACAAATTAGCAACTGGGAGAACATCAGTGTTTTCGCCAGCCAAAAGGTTGAAGATGCCCAGCAATCTCCACATGCGAGCTTGTTCCATCCTGCTCACACTGGTTTTGTGCAGTGCAACCGTCACCAGAGCTGAGAATGACAAAGGAACAAGGAAACCAGTCAATATCATGGGTTCATGACAGCCTTGTACATTCAAATTAGAAAATTCACTGCCCTCAAACTCATGTGATAAGACAACATAACTTCTGATGACTTCTGATAAAACCAGAAAACAAATAACTTGCTATTGTTACGGAAATGTAATAATTTCGAAAAGAAAACATACAGAAATGAAATTGTGTAAAAATACCTAATCTAGTACTGACCTACGAAAGAAATGTGGGTCACAGAGTTCAAATATCGATGAAATGTTTCTGGAACAAAAGGGCAAGGAAAATCTGGCTGTCCCCACCAAAAAAGCTTTACCACAGTTCAGATAATCATCAGAGCATCTATTATTTTCACAAATGGAACTGGCATGATAAGGGTTAAATTTGTTGATGAGCTGAATGTCTGAAACCAACATGGAAATGATATTAGTATGAAACACTCATTCAACCACTGTAAACAACGAAGGTGACATTTTACCTGTGCTCCAATCACCATATTAGAAGCTACTAGTTTCATCACTCCTCATCTTCGTGGTAGGAACTTGCTCGTATCATGTAGACCTGAGCCATTTGCGTAAAAGAAATTGCTTGATCAGAGTAGAACACATATATTTCTCCTAGTTAATCCTTAAGGAGTCATGATACTGGAATAACATTATAGATAGCAGTCATGAGAACATCTAACAGTAGCAAAAAAATAAAGATCCAGTTTCAATTAGACAAATTTTGTACAAATGTGGATTATTTCCTGCAAAAATGGACAAGTTTGAAACAAGTTAGATTTTTATTTCTTTCTAAATAATATTGATTCCCAAAATTTTGGTTATAATTTAGGAGAAAGTAGATATGTCAGGTGGTTCTGTCCACAAATTCAGATATAAGCAAACTGCAGAAGAAATTGATGTAACACAATTCCAACTGTTGTAACAACTTGGCATCACTAATTGTACTGTGTTTCACAATTGTAGACCAAAAACTTTATTACAGGTGCTTTTTATGTGGACATATTTGCTCCGGTTGTGGGCTCTGTTGCAGCACATTGATGACAGAAGGGAGCGACTAGTCGAAGCATGCCAGCTTCTGGAGTCTTCAGCTATACGGTACTTCACGTCCCATGGATGGCCCTTTATTTTGCGTATTGGTCTTTAATTTTAAACACAGTATGGTTTAAACTTTGAGTGTGTGATTGTAATAATTGTGGACTGATACCTCTCTGTGGAGGGGTTTGAAGCCGAAACTTTTCCATTATCTAAAAAAAATTATACTTAGATGCTTGGGTTGAATAATTATTGGGCAAAAGTTCCCTGGAACGTCCATGAAAAGGGTTACCAAATCAGCCACTTAGCAAGTTCCATGGATGACTCAAGCAGGCATTCTGTCACGCAAGATATATCACTCACCTTGAACTTTGTGCGCTCGATCAACTGGAAGACCAAGCAATCTCCATCGACCAGCTTGTGCTCAATGGCGAATCCTCTCCATCCAGCACTGAGGCCCATCTTCCTGGTGAGGTAGAGCGTCTCGGACTCGTCATCCTCCTCATCCTCCAGCGTGATTGTCTCGTCACGCTTGGGCAGGTACTTCCGGCAGAACGGGGTCGGGAGGCCCTGCAATTTCACCAATCCATCAAACAAGAAGCACCCTCGCGCTCTCGGGGAATGTATGGTAATCAAATTGGCAGCAGCATATGACCGATATGCATCAGATCGGAGCTTCCACTACTTTACCAGCCAGAAGCCTCCGGTGACATGGGACTGGGTCATGGGTTTCACGAAAAGGGGGAAGCTGGAGCCCAGCTCGTCGGCCAGCTCCTCGGCCTTCGTGATGGCGTGGCTCCGCTCCTCGTCGGTCGCGTACACCCGGTTCGCCAGGTCCTTCCTCCTCGAGCCGTACGTCCTGCCGCCCAAGAACAACCAAAAACAAATCAAGATTTCTACTGCTAGCACGAATCATCAGTTCATCACAGATGGATTGCCAGATTGGGGGAAGGAATCTGTGTGCGTACCTTCTAACCTTCCTTCCGAAATCCTGAACCTCCTGCAGGCACAAAAAACACACACATTGAGAAATCTGTGCGCGTTCTTGGATCAGTTTGGTCTGACTACTGTGAATCTGTGATTTGTTCGCCACGGcggaggaagcggaaaagatgaAATGTTTGGTCGTGCGTATGATTCTTTGGAACTCACCTCGCGGTACTTGGGCTTCTCCGGGAGGTTGGCGACGCGGCCGGACCGCCGGAGCGGCTCCGCGGCGGCGTCCCGCGGCACCCGAGCCTTCCGCTTCTTGGCCTGCAGAAGCGCCGATTCGGATAATTCAAGCCCAGGATAAAAAGAACAATGGAGCCACACAAGGAAGAGCCAGGCCATTGGCCAAGCAACCGGGACCCACCGGCGAGGGCTTGGCGGCGGCCTCTCTGACTGCGGCGGAGAGGTGGTGGAGCTGGAGCTCCTCGAGCTTGCGCTTGTTCGCCTCCACctgcctccgccgctgctcCTCGTACGACACCGCGTCCGCCATCTCCTTCCGCTGTGCCGTCCCCATCCCGATTTCTTTGGGAGCCGAACGGAATAGAGGAGCAGACGAGgcaaggcggcggagcagagaaaGAAAAGGTTGGGGGCGCCGAGAGGAAAGGAACGGGAGGGTTTGTGAACCCGGTCCATGAACCGGTGGCATGGAGCCGTTCGTGGCTGGGCTCGGCAGCACGGCCATCTGGTGACTTGGTGTATGAACCAGGTGCACGTAGGCGGCAGACGAAGGGCTCCGAGATTCAAAATTTGAACGCTGCGGACGAGGGGATTCCTTGCATCTCTGTGGTGGTTTTCGAGGAAGGGGAACACGGGCGGATTTAAGTCAGGGCCCGCATGTCAGTATTACTCACGGTTTTATGAGTGCTTTTGCAGTGTCATTTTAATTTTAATTAATACTAGGTTCGTGCCCATACATCGCTCAATTTTTATATGAAATTTATGCACTGATACATAGCAACAAATACAAACACTCTATCTTTGTTAAGTACGAACCATTCCAAAAGAAAATAAGGACTCTCTACACGATGCCCCCACCCTGTCCTCGTATGCATACCATCATGGTGTATTAAGGTCATCAGAAGCTAGCAATTTATCCAAAACAGTATATCAAACATAGATATCACAAGAAGCCGAATGCTAGCAGGCAACTAATTCAACAAAATAAGGACActtttcttcttgttctcaAGGATTCTTTCCTAATGTTTGCTTCGCGATAATGATACATGACAAAGTGAGGACACTTTTCAGCCCCTCTCGTTTGCTGCCTCCTTCGGCTGCATGCCCCCCCAGCTTTCTGATCTTGAGGGTGTGTTCGGTACCGGCCTCTAAAGGCCAAatcctctaaactttagaggatTGGTACCGAACGGCCCTATAATTCCGCGGTACTGTTCACTTTAGACCTCTAATTCTTTTAGAGCCACCGGCCACTCTAAAATCCTCTAAAGTCGCGTCACGGTTCCCAGCGCggcccgctcctccgccgcccgctcctgctcctccccccgcgcgccgccgcccgctcttccgccgcctgctcctccccccacgccgcccctgctccgcccacCCCCCGACGcggcgcctcccccgccgccgcgcccctgctCCGTCCTCCCGAcgcggcgcccctgctccgccctcccgccgcggcgcccctgcccgcgccccccgacgccgcctgcgcccgcgccgcccctgctccgcccacCCCCCGCCGCagcgcctcccccgccgcccctcccccgccgccacccctgctccccccgacgcggcccctcccccgccgcccctgctcccccccgacgcggcgccgcccccgccgtcccctctctcccccccaccgcgccgccgccccgccgtcccctctctcccccccaccgcgccgccgccccgccgtcccctctctccccccaccgcgccgcgccgccgccccctgctcctccccgcgccgcgccgctgccccctggtcctcccgtgcgccgcggcggaggccgccgaggccgcggccgccgctccCTGTCGAGCACCACCGAGAAGCAGAGGAGTCGGATCAAAGCTTTAGAGGGCTGTTCGTAAATATTAGAGCTCTTGATGATTAGACCTCTAATCTATGGGGCTATTTTTTAGACCCCTCTAAggggaaacgaacgcaccctgaGAATAGTTCGTGCAACCCCCAGCTGTGGCCTGATGATTTGTCAAGTTGTCATGGATCTTCTAAACAATGTATATATTCAAACTTTCCACGAACTTTCTGAACTCATCTCATGTAAGGAAATCATTTGCAAGAGCACAAGGTTAGAAACATGTGGATCAGAGTTCGCCCAAATGAATTATAAAtatagggcctgtttagtttgcgtgccgtaaaggtaaaaaaaactttttcaaaagaatcttaccaatttgaagtactaaatgaagtctatttacaaaattttttgcatggatgggttgtaaatcacgagacgaatctaatgatgctaattaatccatgattaagcaataattagcggatgtttactgtagcatcacttttgcaaatcatggattaagtaggctcattagattcgtctcgcgatttacagcccatccatgcaaaaagttttgtaaatagacttcatttagtacttaaAATAAGC
The Panicum hallii strain FIL2 chromosome 6, PHallii_v3.1, whole genome shotgun sequence genome window above contains:
- the LOC112896332 gene encoding B3 domain-containing protein Os06g0194400-like, translated to MGTAQRKEMADAVSYEEQRRRQVEANKRKLEELQLHHLSAAVREAAAKPSPAKKRKARVPRDAAAEPLRRSGRVANLPEKPKYREEVQDFGRKVRRTYGSRRKDLANRVYATDEERSHAITKAEELADELGSSFPLFVKPMTQSHVTGGFWLGLPTPFCRKYLPKRDETITLEDEEDDESETLYLTRKMGLSAGWRGFAIEHKLVDGDCLVFQLIERTKFKVYMIRASSYHEDEE